A stretch of DNA from Kwoniella mangroviensis CBS 8507 chromosome 1 map unlocalized Ctg01, whole genome shotgun sequence:
AattgaatttgatgaatATGGATAAATTCCTGAAAAGACATAAAGATCTTTCGTCGGATAGATCTTATAGAGAAAAAATACAGGGATTCTTACTTGGACAAGAAGCCAGTGTTGAGCTTTCTTATGAAGACAGCGAACGGTTATCGGATGGATCACATTATGAAAACAAGGTCGCTTCCGGtatatcgaaagatcaaggtAAAGATGGGGTCAGGGAGTGGCAAAGAGAGAAAATGAGAGGGATTGATAAACTCACGAGGGATTGGTATAAGTCGTCTGGGATCACTGACGAACAATGGCAGAGTGAGTTGGAAAGTATGGAGAAGGATTTAAAGGCAAAAGGGAAACTTGGTGGTTCCTCATCTGGAATGACTGATCAGTCAAGTCGAGGAAGTGGCGATGGGGAAGGCGATAAAACCAAAACATCCTTGAGTATACTTAACTTAGATACGTTCCTGGAGAATTATTCTGAGCTAGCTAAGGATGCTAGAATTCAAGAAGCGGTGAAAAGGACTTTGAAAGGTGAACAGATCCCGATTTCTTTCGGGTCCGAGTCGATCGCTACAAAGTTGAACGAAGCTACCAGACAGAGTTCGGAAGTACTTTCGAAATTCAAGGAGAGCGAAGATAAGGAAGGTATGAAGAGTTGgcaaaaggaaaggatgggtAAGATGGGTAAGATGTTGGCGAAATGGGAAGAGCAATCAGGTAAGAGTATGAAAGAATGGGGTGAAAGTGGCAGTGGGAGTCAGAGTGGGGGTTCTTCAGATTCATCAGGAGGTCCTTCTGCTTCGTCTTCGTGAGCGATATCCTTCACTTTTGTATGATATCTTAGGTAGAACGCCGCTGATGTGTATGCATCACTCTACTTTCGACTTGATTAAACTTGCGGAATCTACTATCAACTGACTGCAACCCCTTGTACATGGTGTAAGAATACGATTTACTGTATCATATTCTCCGACTGATACGGAATCTCAAGGAATAACAGCCTCCCAGATTCAATAGATAAATCGGATCTGTTCGAAATTGAGTTGACGCGGTACAATCTGCCGGAATTACTGAGCTGCTACACCGATCCAAATAGACCTGGAAACTCTTCAGAAATACAATCATTCCTATATAAAGGTCTACCCCCAAATCATCCCAAGGTTAAAAAGATGTACGAACTTATCAGTCAGACCGACCAGAGCCAGAAAATCAAATTACCTTCCCGGCTCGCCAAGACACTCAGCTCCGTCCAGACCAGAACATCGCATGATCTAGATTCGTTAGGTGGGGATCAAAGTAAGATAAAGTCTTGGAAACATTTCCAAGATCTGAAGAGTAAAGCAGCATTACATAATTGGAAATATTCACACAAAGGTGATGATCGTACACCCCTTGGCAAGTCAACTACATCAGTACCGGGTATACATCGTCGACCGATATCAGATGCAACGCGGACAGCAGGACGTTCCGATAAGTCGAGGATCGATCAGATCGACCGGTTCGTATCGGACAGTAACAGTACGGATACGGTGGATGACAAACAATGGTGGATCATGGATCAGTCATTGAGGTCGAAATATGGGTATGGAAAACATGGGATGAAAGTGGACAAGGAAGATCAACTGAGAAGCAAGAGGAGTTGGAATGGGATAGAGTCAAGTGGAAATTATCTGGATAACCTCAATAAAACTTATTGTACCGATAGTAGTACAAATAGTAGCCCTGGTGATAGTGATACCTCTACGGCTAGAACACCCTTGATCTCCGCATCGGCTTGATCAAGCCATCTTGCGTGTGTAGAACATCAACGTCGATATAAGTCCGATAACCAGAGCCATGAACACGCAGCGCAATGAAccatgttcatgttgtatCTATAATGCAGAGTATCTCATAAGGAACTGTGAATAATCGTATCCTAGCATCgtccttttctctctctcgaGCATCTCCTCCAGAACCGACAGGATCTACTCCTCTTGGAACGCCCTCAGCTGGGTACATCTAAAGCCCTTCTGTCAGCTTCTCAACAGGCAAACCCTCCCATGAGATATGGTACACCTTGTCGAACAAGGGATATGCACCCAGTCTATCTCGAgctttgaggaagatgtggaCGTCTTTGGCCTGGAAAGGCGCGAAAGAGCATTAGTCTGATACTCAGTCGTCTGCCAAATCGTTACGTACAGTATGGATACCTTGCAATTCTATGTTGCGTCATCAGTCAGTTCATCGATCGCTTTTCTGATTCAAGGCGTTGAACAACTCACTCTGACCGTTCAACATATCCCTCTCGAGCTCGTCGAAAGGCTAATCCACCTCAGATATCAGGTTTACCGCAATTCAATCTGAAAGTCCCCAAGcacataccttcttctgcttgacGAACGCTTCAGCACATTTTCTATTCCTACCGCCCAGACCTATCGTAATCACAGGCGTCAATCCGccaacgatatcatcgagaTTTATGCAGCTTACAAGAGGTGATCACATCTGCTACACCTGCACTTTCTTGTAAGAACGATTCCTCTTTGACGTCGTCAAAGAACTCTTGGCAGAAGTGTTTCATCTCGAGCAAACCAATTCTCATGATAGCGGCTACCGAGAGGCTCCAGTCAGCTAGTCCGTCTAGACTCATAGGTAGACTTACCCTTCGAGTTGTTTCCATATTCCAACCCATCGATAAAACCAGCAGCTACCGCTACTATGTTCTTGAGCGCACCACACAGCGAGACACCAGCGACCTGTAAAAATTTCGTGAGCAGGAGAGCAATAATATCATGAACAGCAGTCTGCCACCCACATCATCGATAAGCTGAACTTTGAAATGAGGTGTTTCTTGAGCAGCGGGACCAGAACGAGATCAGCTTCCTCCGTTTCTACCGAGGCATTGCAGATTGTACGTCTTACTCACGGAAAAGCTTCTGCCACATCtgaccttcctcttcagtccTATAACCAACCGTAGTCTCGGAGAATCTATCGATAGCAACCTCGTTCGCGATGTTGGCACCACTCAGAGCAGAAGTGGAGATACccaatcgatcttgaatgaCGTCGGCGAATACGTGAATGTCAGAGCcctctactcctactccctgtgatgaggtgaagattAGTGGCTGGGAGATTGATATTTCTCGGGAGTGCAATTGCGGTCGCATGTATTAGAAGACAAAGAaagcgaaggaagaagagatgaggagagCAAGAAGGGTGTTTTCGCGAAGATTGGTAGagcgaaattgaagaaaaaCAGGAACTTTTCGTCATCCCCCACGCAGGTCGATCGATGTcgaagactcaccttgatgagTGAGATAGCCTTGGCATTCTTTTCCACTTTGCCTTCCAATTGATCCAAGCATTTGTTGAGGACTACAAGCAGAGGACAGCGTGAGCAAATACATCATGACCAAACGGGAGAACCGGGAGGAAGGGAGCTAGCAAGAACGCTGCGACTCACACTGATGAGGCATGACGAACACCAATGCCGTAGCACCTTTGACTGCCTCCAGGAGATCCGGAACAGCCACTATGTTCTCAGATAATCTGACATCCGGTAAATACTTCTTATTCTCATGGTCGGTAttgatgatctcggtgagTTTACGACCTTCGTACTGCACAAGGGCAAAGGGGGGTAGATCAACGCGAATGTCCAGCTCTGATTTGGCAAGTGCTCCGAAGTGATGGGAGATGTAGATCGATAAatactcacatcttcttcgaacaCCCACATGGGTACTCTGGAATCATCAAACGCATCCGAATGCTTCTTCACATTATTTCCAGCAAGTTTGGCGATGGCTGATCCCCTATTCCCATGGTGCATCAGCTACAATGTCCAATCTCGAGTGCAACACCCATCGATCTAGCTGAGATAACCTACCAGTTGCCAGAACCGATGATAGCTACTCGTTCTTTCCCCAttatgaatgatgatgtactgAACCGACGGAACGATGATGTCCTGTGGAGGGAAGTGGATCcgagagagatgaatgaaggtGTGGTCGAGCGGTATGCTCTGAGAGAGTTGACGAGTAGAGACGTGATGATGGGCGAAATGTATagcaaagctgatcaagatatGAAGGGATACCCAGGCGATTCACACAGGGTATGGGGATGGGGTACTCTGTTGTCAACTTTCTGGGAGGATTAGGATTCGCGATAacaggttgagattgatgtcATCCAACTTTTGGGGGGAACAAGGAACCGCTTAGATCGGCTACGGCACTTGCTTGTGCTTCCACTTTCCCACGGTACCACCCTACCACATCCCAATGGACATAAACATAAACCTACTCACACACGGACATTCGCACTGACCTCCTGttctcatccatcatcgtcttcggAGTTGCACACTCTTCCTCCgtcaatcaccatcaccaccactaccaccaccacaacaacaacaaccaccGCAGACATGGCTCGACCTTACAATCCAAAATACGATTCCGTCCTCGGACCCATGAGAGAGCCTTCTCCCCCGCCTCCTTCAACAGAGGCAGGCCAACACGCTCATGCATTCCCACATGATCCGTCGTTCCTTGCTCAGTTGGACCCATCCAGAGTAGGTGTCAACGATACCGAGGCTGCTCTCACTCATCTGTTTGGCGACGTCGTtggtcaatctcaacaagatgagaaatcGCAGGGAAATCCCCCGGGGACTGATGAATACACGCCTACGCTAGCTTCTCATGAAGTGCCCAATGTCGTAGAGACACTTCCTGTACCTACACCACCGACCGGTACCGATAACAACGATGAACCACTCGATATTGATCCTTCCTTGCAACCGCAAGATGACGATACAGGTATAGGTTCCGTCGAAGGTGCGGGCACTTCCGTCCCAGCGAAACGCAAAGCTACTTCCCGAGCCAACATGCTAGCGAGAGGAGGAGCATGTGAATATTGTAAGAAACGAAAGTTGAAATGTTCAGCAGAGGTGCCTTCATGTTCGAATTGCAAGAAGATCAATAAAGAATGTGTATACTCtcagaagaaacagagaagTAAGATCAGAGTATTGGAAGATAGATTGCAAGAGTTGGAAAAAAGGTTAGATCATCCTAACCTACCACCCTCGACTCCACATCCAATCACAAATACGGTAGAAACGACtatcgaaggagaaggaggattgTCCATCGATACTTTCCCAAGCCTGTCGACATTCGAAATTGATGAACCTGATTTGATGACTTTAGCGGACGCCGCTGCGGGAGATGCGAATGTTGAATTTGATGCTTGGGAAGGTCTGTCTCCTGAGATCATAGTCGGTGAGATCATAAAGGCAATCACCAGTGGACGTagtcatgatgatggtgaaggaaaGAGTATCGGTGGCAAGATCGTATCTCACTTGTAAGTGACAATCACTTGTAACAGCTATCATGGCACCATGCAAGCTGACCCAAGCGATGTTCAAAATGCATAGGATACACCTCTATGTCACACCACCATCCATACCTGATATTCACGCAGCACTCTCCCCGACTGCCCTCTTACGTCGACTATCCGACAAAGGTGATCGACctattcatccttccctACTACTCGCCCTGATACCGTATCTCTTaccattatcaccttccaagACGCTCCATTCGCCTACCTTGCCAACCCTGATTCAAACGCACGGGAAGAACCTTATCAATCTGGCCATTACCAATTCCGATCCTCGTGTTATTGACCTGGCCACGGCGTGTGTACTGAGGGCATTCTGGTATTACACCGAATCGAAATATTTCGAAGGTTGGATGGAATCTTCTCTGGCTATTGGATGGATACGTTCAGCAGGCTTGGATAAACTAGGTTATGTAGGTGAACGATACACCTCACATCAGCAAATGACCCGGGAAAGGGAAGCAAGgttggaaagagaaaggaagttTAGGTTCGCGTTTAGTAAACCCGTTTCGATTCCACCTCCGAAGGATGGGGCGGAATTAGGCGAAAGAATTAATCTTTTGTCAGTACATCCTGCACGGGGGATGAAGGATGTCAGCTGACCTGCGTTCTATCTGCATCTTAGCTGGTTTGCTTATATGGTGGATAGAGGCGGATCTTTCCGTGGGTTATTCTGCATTTCTTCGACAACCAAGGGTCTCATGCTGACTACTTTGATCGTCAGCAGGCTGGAGATGGCCATCGTGTGAGTGGATAATCACGCTTATGACCATCGTTATGGTTGCCCTGTAACGCATGACTGATCGAAGCCTTTTTTCCGTATCTTTAGCAATCAGTGACGAAGAAATCACAACACCTTGGCCAAAAGCCGAATATGGCACTGTATGTGGATCGTTTATTATCGATTCTGAGTTCTTAGCTAAGTAAATTGCGATTTAGGATGGATCGTTGCTCGACAACCGAACGATACTGGATTTCATcaacccttccatccctgAAGATGCTTCGCAAGATTCTCTAGAGGCAGCTTCGGTCAAGGCTCTTACGTTGGTATTCCACGCCCAAAGGTGAGTAGTGGATTTTGGATAAAAAGttggagatgatcagagtCGAGCGTATGTCAATTGATTTTTCCCCAATTATAGATTGTTCGATACTCCTCCCAGTGTATCCACCCCGGATCGTACTTCCCTTTTGATCAGCATTACCAAACGGTACATATCAACTTATGGTTCGGTCGAACAGACTGTATCACCTGTTACATGTACTAATGGAGGTTCGAAAAATCAAGTTTGGATTACTCTTTATGCGTGAGTGGTGTTTTCGTTGACAGTCTGATATGCTACCTTACATATATGAATGAGTCATACTCATGTACTGATTTCCGAACGTATCAGTACGCTGGCTTTCTTGCACGCCagagaagaggttgacgCTCCCAAAGGTACAGAGAAGAACCACTTTCTCAAGTCGATTGAAGCTATTGGGAATGTTTTGGATGTAGTCAAGATCATGCAGAATGCAGGTAATGCTGAACTTGGTGAGTTCTTTCCATTTCGTCTCAGCGAACATAAGATAAAAATATATCATAAACGCTGACTCCTTGGACGAATACATGAATAGAAGGATTAGGGTTATTTTCAGCTTTATTGCTCTTCCATCTATGTAGATTAACAATCAAATACATCGAAAGATTCTC
This window harbors:
- a CDS encoding glycerol-3-phosphate dehydrogenase (NAD(+)), with the protein product MGKERVAIIGSGNWGSAIAKLAGNNVKKHSDAFDDSRVPMWVFEEDYEGRKLTEIINTDHENKKYLPDVRLSENIVAVPDLLEAVKGATALVFVMPHQFLNKCLDQLEGKVEKNAKAISLIKGVGVEGSDIHVFADVIQDRLGISTSALSGANIANEVAIDRFSETTVGYRTEEEGQMWQKLFQTPHFKVQLIDDVAGVSLCGALKNIVAVAAGFIDGLEYGNNSKAAIMRIGLLEMKHFCQEFFDDVKEESFLQESAGVADVITSCLGGRNRKCAEAFVKQKKPFDELERDMLNGQKLQGIHTAKDVHIFLKARDRLGAYPLFDKVYHISWEGLPVEKLTEGL